The nucleotide sequence TTGCATTGTGTCATATCTTGCCTCCTTTGATCGAGATATATAGGCATCAACATAAAATTATCACTGATTACACCACAATCACCTCCTATTCAATATAAAAGTACCTTCATACCCTACGAAAGTTTCAGGTGTATATgtatctctccatcttccaacgaAAATATCACCAGCTAGGACGTACCCGCGGTATATCCATTTACCTCTTGAGTCGGGCTATGTTCGAAACGAGTATAGGGTCAGTGTCTGACCATACAGTTCAAGAAAGGTAGGAAATTTCTTCATCGTTGTCTGATATCATATTgtatatcactcacagcataTTCTTTAACCAAACTAGCCATCCCATCCCAATTCCTTACTCTTCCTTTCAAGATGAATTTCCCCCATGCACTATGCCCCGTCCCGCTCAATAACATCTCCAAACCGgcttcctcttgttcttcctcgTTCAGATCTAACATATCCTCAAGTTCTTCGGGTGGTACAATCTCATACCCTTTTATGGCTTCTATCTGCTGTTGGATAGTCTGTCTTAGCGTTTCAGCCTCAGCGGTAGCGGACGCAAGATTACTGTACGTATTGGGTGCTTCCGTAGAAGGGAATCCAGCATTGACTATAGGTCCATTTAATGGCAATCcttttacttcctcttcctcctcttcagaatcaagatattcatcttcatcttcatcctcatcttgcTCTACAACCTTCTTGACCCAACCTTGTTTCCTTACGTACGTTTCCGTCAGTCTCCATACCTGAGCTTGTTCACCATACGGCCCCTCGTATAAAGCCCTAGAATGTCCAGCTAACATCTCTCTAAACGCGTCGAAATCGAAAAACGAAAAAGTACCTTCCCAGCAACCTTCCCAGCTATTCCTCCAATTAGTCGATCTTAATCCCTTGGTATGATACGGATCATAACATGATTTCAATCTTAGGAAATCCAGATCGTGGATTTTAGAATTTCCAACTAAGAATCCATTCTGGGGGTTAAATCCATGTGGGGGTGTAGGGGAAGTAGGTCGAGTGGGTGCCCTGGAAGCCGGGTTTGATAAGATTATGCCTTGTGTACCGGGCATGATCCCATCGACTAAGTCATTGACTCTTACTCCCACGGCACCTTGATGTTGGTTCTGTAACGCCATAAAAGGAGAAGTAAccatatctatatccataGTTGATTCCGTATCCGAATCCAAATCGCCATCTTCGCCCAATCGTCTGTAGAAGAATCTTAGTATAGCTGCATGAGCTAAAAAAGGTGGACAGAGAGATATACTCCTTCCGAAATGCTCTATTACCACCGATCTTGATTTGGGGGTCAGATCAGCTATGAATGGATTCAGGTTGACGTGGTTGTCGAGCTCGATGGAATTCATAGTGGAGGGTGATGAGTGTGATAGAGGCAAGTCGGGCAAGACCCATGGGGCGAAGTATAAAGGGTATTGCTGTGCTGCAAAGACATAGGGACGAAGGACAAACATTCTCTCTTCACGCTGTTCGGGGGTTTCATCGGGTGGGCCTACACAGAAATTTAACAAAAATACGATTGAGGCTTACTCATAGAGGTTTGGTAGAATCAACGATTGGACAATAgctcacctgatccaccgACCAGCCAAGCTACCCACATTGCCAAGGACCTTCCCACCGTTTCAGCTGGGTATCCAGGTTCGACGGCAGCAGCCAAGAAATGTTGATCGTGGTATAATTCCAAGAACGTAAGCAGATTGACGGTCGCTTTTGGTCCTATCAGATGCTTGATATTCTTGCCGTCTAAACAAGTACAGAACGAGGAATGAAAATCAAAAATTAATTGGTGGTGAGCGGGGTAAAGTATCGTTTCCTTGACAACGACTCACCATTCTCTATCAAcatgagatatacgatccataaaccttcttcctcaatatCCGTGACATCTCTCAcatctaccatctccttcaatcGTCTCAAGCATTCTACCCTCTTCTTTAACTCTTTCGCCAGTTCTTGAGCTTTCAACTTATCTCCATATGACTCATCGTCCTCTCCATCTATTGTTCtattgatcttcctcttcttggtcttcttcttttgcgATGACACGGTCTGAAATCTCCTTTCTGGAGCTGCGACATCGAACAGCGCTCTGAACAACTTTCCATATAGTCTTGGGTTGGTCGATGGCGATATGGCCTGGTTGACCGTCCGACATGATAATAGCAAGTTGAGAGGTGGTATATCCTGGAATGTAGTTGAGGATTTGGAGTGAGAGAGGGATAGATGGTACGATATCCGGGATATGATCTCTGAAGGAATTTGGTCTAGCATTGCTGACTATATGGGGGTTGTAAGATGGAAGATCGAGCTGTTGTggtgagatgtgagatgagatgtagTATGTGAAGATCAGCAACCAAtagaggtgatgatcattTGTCATGGGTCATACATGGGTGGATGCCAAGAGGGAGTCATTGGTGGAGATTTACGCGGGGGTGGGAGGGTACTCTGTAACTCTATGTGATGGGATCATCTCGGCCAATCTCCGAAATTAAATGAAATCAGACCCTTACCCGTGGGCCACGTGACAGATCATTCATACCAACGAGTACTCGAGTAGTGATGAGATCATCCATAATCAGTAGCACGTACACCTGGATCAACAGTCATTCAACCCGGATTCATTCGTGTCATCATATCGTCTGCATACATATACAAGCTTACCACTGATCAACAGATCCATAGTGAACTACGCGACTACAACTACAAATACATCACCATGTCCCTGCCCAGATCCCTCTCATTCCTCCGTCAAGGTACAGGTGGACAGATCCTCGACATGTGAGCGAGACTGCCCAGCTGGCCAACAGATAATAGTAAAACCCAAGAGTCGACCCAGCTGATCTGTAGTTCTGTATTGCTTGACTAGCTATCTCGACCCACTCTGTCCATACTCTGCCAAGATCACCAGATCACTCACCGCAAATGTCCTTCCACTGATCAAGAAAGGAGGTAAATACGAAGGCAAATTGAGTGTAGTCACCAGGCTCTATCCTCAGCCATTGTGAGTGCTGGTGACTACAGCAAATAATGTATTTGCTGATTGTCATTGTGGTATAGCCACTATTACGGCCCCTTCCACGTAGAAGCTTTGATCGTGTTTGGTAGACTCTATCCGGATCTATTCTGGGATTACCTCACAGCGGTAAGTAAGATATCTGGGTCGTCTATTGTATCTTCCCTGGTCGGACTCATCTGCTACATGATGAAGCTTGAAGCTGATAGGTTAAATTTATACACCAGATATTCGAAACTCAAACCGAATATTTCAATCAACCTTCAACCACCTTCACTCCCTCCGAAGCTCGAGacaagttgactcacctcgcTACCGACCTGTTGGAGAAGAAACATAAAGTGGACGGACCCAAATCCAAACTGTTCGGTGAGATCagagagaagttggaaaatAAAGGTAGTCCCAATGGAGGTACGGAAGCTACGGACGATATAAAGTATCTTGGTGAGTATAGAAGTCACCCTTCCCTTAGCACTCATGATGAAAATTACCAACTGAATCTAAATATCATGGGGTAATAGTCAAAGTGGGTCGTCAAAATGGAATTCATGTCACGGTAGGTTACCTTGCCCTATGATTGACATCGAACAATAAAACCAGGGCTGACTTCCGTTATTGGACCGCAGCCCACAGCGCTTCTCGACGGTCTCAAAGACGACTCAGTAAGTTCTTCGTGGGGtaaagaagaatgggaaaaaTGGATCTCGTGGGTTTTATTCTCATATCATGATCAAATGATGACGTACACTGATTGTGCTGAATATATGAATGATTTAGCGAGAAAGTCGGTGCATAATTTGAATCAATCGTTCGTCATGACGAAATTGAGTATCTTAATAATTGGTCTTCTGTCCTTCACGTTATCCATATTTTTCGAATGATCATTTATGTATCGTGTATGATATCCATGTGCACATGTTCGAGCATCATATACCTAGAAGTCATCGAGAGTTCTGTTCAAATCCGCTTTCAAATGCTCTTTCATACCTGGAGGTAAGATTGGTTCACCTTGTTCGTTTACGACATATCCTGTAGGTAGGGAAAATGATACCATCAGTAAATCATCATTATTCACCACATCATACGTATATCTAAGATATCACTCAGGCTAGCCGCACTCACTGAAAGGCATTTCGATAGATTCGTACTTGTTGAAAGTGATAGTTGGGAAATCCTACAAATTTATCATTTTAGCTATTTTGCATTATTGGGTGGGGTGTGGTGTGGAATGCAGGTTAAAACTCACAGTATAAGGTATTTTATCGAGTGGTACTAAAATATATAATATAGAATACGATCAGCTATTCAACATATTATTGCCATCCCGACCTATActtttcactcacctccatcttccaccactaTCTTAGTAACCCCAACAGCCGTATCAGTAGTCATCTGTTTCTCACCTAGATGTCTACCTTCAAAACCCAATTTCCTCAATTCCGACGTCCTGTCTCTTGGAGGATCATCACCTAATATACCTCCATATAAAAATACGTCAAAGACCTCTTTATCCTCTGGACAAAGTGCCTTGGGGGCTTTTGGATCTAGGAGACATACTCGGCTTTTGGGAATTGGCGGATCGAGCGTGGGGAGGAGATCTAAGATTGGTAGTGTGGTTGGATGACCCTTGGATGTAGATACGAGGTGGATGGAGGGATCTTCCTTGGATGATGTAGGGACAGGGGCTGAGAGGTGGGTAGTGAGAGGGGgaatggaagaggaggagagggatgtgAAGTGAACGGTGGAGGATGGACCAACAAGTTGGAGCATGTGGGAGTATCTAAAACAGATCAATAAAAATCAGGACTACATCATGTATAATAACCCCTTTAGGCTCGTCAAGAACCGGTCATCCACTCCTGTATCTGCGTCTCGAACAGATTTCAGGTAGACAAATATATGTTCAACCCATCCCTATTGAGATTATACCACTCACTCCAATTTCACCCATTCAGGTAATGCCTTTgtattctcatcatcctcttccatatgTTCGATGACATATTTGAATCCTTTGGGAGATTGCGATGTCATGATAGTTGCCGATCTGGTCGTTGCAGAGGGGATATCGGAGATGCGGGGTGAAAAGACTGTGATGTCTGTCTGCAAAGGAATGAAGCTCTCAAAATTTCTACCAAAGTTTGTTTTCGCCAAGTGACAGACTGATTTCAGGGTGAATTTCAATCATTAATCGGTAGCAATTCCTTCGGAACTAAAAtcgctttcttcctctgtgTCTCTCTCTGTCTTTTCCCAATCATATGATCCTCCTGCTTGGTATCTCTGATCATCGACGGGGTCAAGCTGCCCAAGCGGACGAGTATTTCATTCAGGATCAAGGAAACACCGAGATAGGAATTATCAAGCATGTGCATTTTTACTAGAAAAGCATTCATCTCCTGTATTTCATTATCAAAAAGCAAACACAAGCGAGCAGAAAATTACCAAGAACCATAGCATAAACTAGACTATAGAAGAATCAAGTGCGCAGCACCTGTACATAActtcattccatcttccatccccCTTCTCTCTGTAATTGTCCATCATTCTGTGCCTATACACAACTTTGAGCGAATCACCTAAATACCTCCATAcgcatcatcttcctcatacaCACTGACAGTCCTTCCCCTAGATGTCGAGGAAGTATCATTCACCCATCGGGGCGAATCAGTCACACTTCCCGGAACGCTCATCCCTCCGGGACTGGGCGGTGGATAAGCAGCAGAGGGGATCGTAGATGGGTATCCAGTAGCTCCTGAACTACTTGTTGCGCTGTATGGAGGTGCACTCAAACTGGAAGATCCAGGATTTCTagtaggtaaaggtagatCGAATGGGTTTAACAATGGTTCACCAGTTGATGCTGTAGATAAAGGCGTGGGAACTTCCTTTAACGGCGATAAGGGTTGACCATGCACATATGGCTCAGGTGGGTTTACAGTGAGTTCAGGTAATCTCATTGTTTCTGTAGAAGTATTAGCCTGGGGAGCAGAGAAACTTGATGTAGTCGATGTGGTAGACTCGTTCAACTGGGGATTAGGACTTGGACCAGCCGAATAAGGTGAGGTAGGCTCGACGATACCCGCGGTGGTAGCTACTTCAGtgtacatcctcttctgagcggtcttttcatcttcgtaCATCGCCAAAGGCTGAGACTGCCTCTTGAATGCGAATTCATCCATGAGCGGTGAGAGAGGTGCAAAAGCAGGTAAGGGGATATGGTTGGAGGAGAGCGAAGAGGCCGAAGCGactggtggtggaggtgcaAGGTGGGGTGCGGGTACCGTATCGTGAACAGTTAACGACTCTGTAGGTGACATCACTCTAGGTGCCTGAGGTGTGAGAGACACACGACTTCGATTCTGATTGTAGTTTGAACCATTAGCAGGAGGAGCGAAAGCCGTACCGATTTGAGAGGTTGGTGTTCTAGGTTCGTCCCCGGTATATGCTAAGCCGGGTGTGAGCGGTTCGTCGGCATAATCTTCTGCTAGGGCGAATTCAGCAGCGGTGGAAGGAGCAGCGGGTCGACCCATCGGCATAGCAGTGGGCATAGACATTGCGTAAGGATGGGCATTGGGACCGGCAAGTTGTCTGTGATCGGCAGATTGTGGAGATGAATCATAGTATGGGGTATACTGATCTTCGTATCCGTATGACATGGGTGTCGCTCCAGCTTGAGGATTGTATGGTCGTCCTTGTGCATCGTATCCATAcgtaggtgaagaagccatTCCCATCGCCAAACCACCAGCTCCGAATCCAGCATGATTGCTACCTCTATCATACGTTTCTGAATCTGGTCTAAGTGAACCATCATAGGCATTTTCCCTGGCTAGAGCCAAAGCACGTCTGGAACCAATGACTGGCGCTGCTGCACCACCATAGATATCGTCGGCAGGTTGGTCGCTATATTTCTCATTTGGTGGCGGGTATGGAGTGATATCGTCGTCGATCTTCGACCACGGTGATTTGGAGGTATAAGATCGAGCAGTGTATTTTCGATAAAGCCAACCGACAAAACTACCGATAACCACTACTCCGACTATTGCTCCTAACGCCACACCAACGACAGCGCCGGTAGACAtactggaagaagaggaactgGATTTAGCGGCGTTGAGAGTGGAGGATGGTAGAGCTGAACTGGTggttgaagatgtcaaagCCCTTACAGCGGAGGTGGAAGTCGAATGGACGGTACTGGAAGACCTGCTCGTGGTCGAGGTTCTCGTACTAGTCGTAGAAGgagtggtggaggtggacgacgaggtagaagtggaagtagaagtagacGATGAGGTTGATGTGGAAGTTGTAGAGGGAGCAGCGGATGACTACAGCATTTGGATCAGCATGTGACTTTACATCCCCATATATGAATCGAAGTGATCACTTACAGACTGAGCGATCGTGCTCTTAGCAGAACTCAATGCCAAAGTGGCTTTGGCTGATCCTTCTGATGTACTAGCTTTGGTAGCTGTGCTAGAGACAGAACTTCTAGTCGTCCCTATCGTGGCTGCTTGAGCGGCTTGTCTTTGTGTACTGGTGATTTGTACGGCTTGACCAACTGTACGAGTGGCCTATACCCAATCACGAACGGGGTTAGCTCCGCTCATCTTTCTGAGTCTTGAGTCATGGGGATACGACTCACAGCACCGGCAGTGGAAGTCGGAGAGGTTACATGACCGTACTCTCCCgctgctttcttctccaataCTATCCCACTATCGTTGGGTGATTTCACAACGATGTTCGCATGTCCTACAGGTCCGGCAGCGAATgaccttgatcttgatcgtctAATCAAATGAGCGAGATGGGAAACGTCCATCTTGCGTTATGTGTGTATTTTTTGGATGGCCTCGAGCCGTTGGGGGAAGGGTCGTGGGTCGTGGGTCGTGAAGTTGTATGAGGTCAGGTTCGACTCGAGCCAGTCGAATTATAGAACGTAAAGATAAGTCGTCAATTGAAAAGAGCGTGTGGTTTTTGTTAAAGTGTTATTAATCGTTAATGAGTCTGTTCGTAGTCGATggtgtcgatgatgatgatgatgatgagatggaaggaagatgatagCAGACAGAGGTTGAGCTATGAACAATAGACGCAAGTGAGGGCGAGAGGGTGAGGGTTGATCGCAGCGTTGTATGGAACAGAGAGGAAAAGGGACGTGCGTCGTTTTAATCTGACGCTTGGATCACCTCGTCGTGATGTGTGTGTGTTTCGGGTGGTATCTAAGGAATGTGCTCTTGTGTTTTGAGGGGACTGAGACTAGGATTGGGCGATGCAGGTGTgtgtgagatggatggatgcCAACCAGTGGTTTATATCAAGtggtgatgtcgatgatgttACCTTTCAAAGGTGTTATAGAATGTTTGTCGAATTCGAACAGATtaacgatgttgatgaggatgctAGGGGTAAAAGACTGTTAGTTTGATTAACATCCCTAAGACAAACAATGCTAAAGATGCATTTTGCCGTCgtcaccctcatcctcatcctcatgtcATTACGCTGTTGCACGTCTCGACCCGTGTCTgcttttcttttttctcgGTGGATGCTattgcttttgctttttgtTGTTCACAGGCACGTCACGATAGATGACTTTTCAGGGTATCACCAGGTCAAAGCGCGTTTCATGTTCACAAACCAAAAAAGAGATGTTGTTCACCTAACCTGATTATGTAAGGCTTGACCATGTATGTCTTCCTGTCATCGGACATAGGCGGCGGCCACCCTGACCCATTGGAGAAAAGTGATAAAATGTCTTTTTGAATAATGCCACGGGCTTAGATCGATTGCCGAGAGTGAGCATGGGTGTGTGGGTTGATGGACCACTGATATTTAATCTGATTATGATTACTCACTGTAAAAAAAAGATCACACATACGATAATACCAAATTAAAAGCTATCATCCATTCGGCCCCCTTCTCAATactcaacttcttcttcttcttcatctccacaATCAAAGATCGATTCGGCCAACGAGCTAAAGAAAACTTCTCAAGATGAATCCTATACGTCCATTATTGCGCTCATCGAAGCTGCGATCTatatcatccacctccacctcctcaatCGTCAATCGGATCTCAAGGAGGACACTCGTAACCCCCACCGAACCAGTCCGAGCTAGCGTATCGAATGTCACTCCCGAGCATGTGAGGGAGGATCCAGGAGAACTGGATGGCGGGGATGTAGTGGCAAATAGTACTGagggtggtaaaggtgtgTAATAGTATAAATCCTAAAAAAGGTGTGGCGACTAATACACTTTATTGTAGAGATGTTCGGATTCAAGCTCAATCCCGTAGAGACCAAGACGGGAGGTAATGCCAAATCTACTGGACGACCTATATATCTAGATATGCAAGCTACTACCCCAATGGATCCTAGGGTATTAGATAAGATGTTACCTCTCTTCACTGAGCAGTACGGTAATCCCCATTCCAGGACGCACGCCTATGGGTGGGAAGCCGAGGCTGCAGTGGATGAAGCTAGACAACATGTTGCTAGTTTAGTAGGGGCTCAGGAGAAGGATATCGTCTTCACATCAGGTGCGACAGAGAGTAATAACATGTTGATCAAGGGTATTGCCAAATTCCATcaagggaagagaaagcaCATCATCACTACACAGACCGTGAGTAGCTATCTTGACCCTTTCTTGTATCTTCAGACCTTTAGGCTAATCGAAATCGGTTGGGTGTATGTAGGAACATAAGTGTGTACTTGATTCATGTCGATACCTCTCAACTCAAGGATTCGAAGTCACCTACCTTCCAGTCTTACCTAACGGTTTAATCTCATTGAACGATCTCAAAGCCGCTCTACGACCCGATACATCGCTCGTCTCAATCATGGCAGTAAACAACGAGATTGGAGTTATTCAACCCTTAAAGGAAATCTCAGATACACTCAAAGAGTATGCTAAGGAGAACAAAACTCAAAAAGCATTATTCCACACTGATGCCGCTCAGGCAGTGGGCAAGATTGAGATCGACGTGGAAGCTATGGGAATAGATGCCATGTCTATATCGGGACATAAGATATATGGACCTAAAGGTGTTGGTGCGGCTTATGTACGACGAAGGCCAAGAGTAAGATTAGAACCCCTTATTCATGGTGGTGGACAAGAAAGAGGTTTGAGATCTGGTACGGTCCCTGCTCCGTTGGTTGTTGGATTAGGAGAAGCATGCAGGATCGCgaagaatgagatgaaattggaTCACGCTAGAGTCAAGGAATTATCGGATAGATTGATCAATGGTATCACCTCTCAGGTGGAG is from Kwoniella botswanensis chromosome 2, complete sequence and encodes:
- a CDS encoding cysteine desulfurase IscS, whose amino-acid sequence is MNPIRPLLRSSKLRSISSTSTSSIVNRISRRTLVTPTEPVRASVSNVTPEHVREDPGELDGGDVVANSTEGGKEMFGFKLNPVETKTGGNAKSTGRPIYLDMQATTPMDPRVLDKMLPLFTEQYGNPHSRTHAYGWEAEAAVDEARQHVASLVGAQEKDIVFTSGATESNNMLIKGIAKFHQGKRKHIITTQTEHKCVLDSCRYLSTQGFEVTYLPVLPNGLISLNDLKAALRPDTSLVSIMAVNNEIGVIQPLKEISDTLKEYAKENKTQKALFHTDAAQAVGKIEIDVEAMGIDAMSISGHKIYGPKGVGAAYVRRRPRVRLEPLIHGGGQERGLRSGTVPAPLVVGLGEACRIAKNEMKLDHARVKELSDRLINGITSQVEHIVRNGDASGYPGCVNLSFAYVEGESLLMALKDIALSSGSACTSASLEPSYVLRALGAAEDMAHSSLRFGIGRFTTEAEIDLVIARIVSVVNRLRDMSPLWEMVQEGIDISKIEWSQ